From one Lycium barbarum isolate Lr01 chromosome 6, ASM1917538v2, whole genome shotgun sequence genomic stretch:
- the LOC132644327 gene encoding uncharacterized protein LOC132644327, with product MAGYGNGGGFKTYKEAQRYQDDRGKPITTVSDYPDHVCHPVITAYSTEHGVEGYVVRAQRIVEVRRSYGLLDEYDVCEEWDDHSPRKVHDFFDKIHNEASRPTHPPLLSSPKRSTNKPSWRSEDHDSPKYSKHRDFSDKDWEKSSGSPLRDRFEGLHLQDNRASSPYKYKNDGYENPSFTHSIGSPKAGHFKDYGVNNTRDSPPRSRLTREDWDSRRGDDDYVKSPYSNNQDDHGKPRFNGGYKKTSPPLSQATNDIGTAMKILAEGNKPLASPTYAPHSHFPASYSTLQKKESYPERTQGGKPLVSSVSTQPTHYPTSERKESYPEPTKAMKPLFSPVYSQQPHSPTSSPIPQRKESYPEKTHGPKPLFSPVYSQQPHSPTSSPIPQRKEGYPETTHGPKPLFSTVYSQQPHSPTSNPTPQRKESYPATTHGPKPLFSPVYTPQSHSPTSNPTPQRKESYPENTPHSHSHSPTPQRKESYPETTHGPKPLFSPVYTPQSHSPTSNPTSQRKERYPETKHDVNPHFPPGSTQQPHFSTADPKSENNESYPKKTKGWKSLFSPAAKQQPHSPPTSHSTPEMKQSYPDHELRSWKPSSTPTSPPKEQYSPQIEGHYPEKIQAGEHFPPPYENTQEPRYGAIVPPHGTIDSSEARKRYANLKPVSPAQKKYSGTIDSREAVKKYNGAFVP from the coding sequence ATGGCTGGTTATGGAAACGGTGGAGGTTTTAAAACCTACAAGGAGGCGCAAAGATACCAAGATGACAGGGGGAAGCCAATTACAACAGTAAGTGACTACCCTGATCATGTCTGTCATCCTGTGATCACTGCCTACTCAACCGAACATGGCGTTGAGGGCTATGTGGTGAGAGCTCAAAGAATTGTTGAAGTTCGTCGTAGTTATGGTCTACTAGACGAGTACGATGTGTGCGAAGAATGGGACGATCATAGTCCTAGGAAGGTCCATGACTTCTTTGATAAAATTCATAATGAAGCTAGTCGACCAACTCATCCCCCTCTTTTGAGCTCTCCAAAGAGGAGCACTAATAAGCCTAGTTGGAGAAGTGAAGATCACGACTCTCCCAAGTACAGTAAGCATCGCGATTTTAGTGACAAAGATTGGGAGAAGTCAAGTGGAAGCCCTCTTCGCGATAGGTTTGAAGGGTTGCACCTTCAAGATAATCGCGCATCAAGTCCATATAAGTATAAGAATGATGGTTATGAAAATCCTAGCTTCACTCACTCCATAGGTTCTCCCAAGGCTGGCCATTTCAAGGACTATGGGGTCAACAACACAAGGGATTCACCACCAAGATCAAGATTGACCCGTGAGGATTGGGACAGCAGGAGAGGTGATGATGATTATGTAAAAAGTCCATATAGCAACAACCAAGATGATCATGGCAAGCCAAGATTCAATGGAGGTTACAAGAAAACTAGTCCTCCACTTAGCCAGGCCACAAACGATATTGGCACTGCCATGAAGATCCTTGCGGAAGGTAACAAACCTCTGGCTTCTCCTACTTATGCACCACACTCACATTTTCCAGCATCTTACTCGACTCTACAAAAAAAAGAAAGTTACCCTGAGAGAACTCAGGGTGGAAAGCCTCTGGTTTCATCTGTTTCTACACAACCAACCCATTATCCGACATCCGAAAGGAAAGAGAGCTACCCAGAACCAACAAAAGCAATGAAGCCTCTGTTTTCCCCTGTTTATTCACAACAACCACATTCACCAACTTCAAGCCCGATACCTCAAAGGAAAGAAAGTTACCCTGAAAAGACGCATGGCCCAAAACCTTTGTTTTCCCCTGTTTATTCACAGCAACCACATTCACCAACTTCAAGTCCGATACCTCAAAGGAAAGAAGGCTACCCTGAAACAACGCATGGCCCAAAGCCTCTGTTTTCCACTGTTTATTCACAACAACCAcattcaccaacttcaaacccgACACCTCAAAGGAAAGAAAGCTACCCTGCAACAACGCATGGGCCAAAGCCTTTGTTTTCCCCTGTTTATACTCCACAATCACATTCACCAACTTCTAATCCAACACCTCAAAGGAAAGAAAGCTACCCTGAAAATACGccacattcacattcacattcacCAACTCCTCAAAGAAAAGAAAGCTACCCTGAAACAACACATGGCCCAAAGCCTCTATTTTCCCCTGTTTATACACCACAATCACATTCACCAACTTCTAATCCGACATCTCAAAGGAAAGAAAGATACCCTGAGACAAAACACGATGTAAACCCTCATTTTCCCCCTGGTTCTACGCAACAACCACATTTTTCAACTGCAGATCCAAAATCTGAAAATAACGAAAGTTACCCCAAGAAGACAAAAGGTTGGAAGTCTCTGTTTTCCCCCGCTGCTAAGCAACAACCACACTCTCCACCAACATCACATTCAACACCTGAAATGAAACAAAGCTACCCTGATCATGAACTGCGAAGTTGGAAACCTTCATCTACCCCTACTTCTCCACCAAAGGAACAATACAGTCCACAAATAGAAGGCCATTACCCTGAAAAAATCCAGGCCGGGGAGCATTTTCCACCTCCATATGAGAATACACAGGAACCGCGCTATGGTGCAATCGTCCCACCACATGGAACCATTGATAGCAGTGAGGCCAGGAAAAGGTATGCTAACTTAAAACCAGTGTCCCCAGCACAGAAGAAGTACTCAGGAACAATTGATAGCAGAGAGGCTGTGAAAAAGTACAATGGTGCATTTGTTCCATAG